In the genome of Eggerthella sp. YY7918, one region contains:
- a CDS encoding TIGR04076 family protein: MNKVKITVLKTTFDEELAAEYGADGLGPCPMMRQGQVFYADYAKPEGLCDEAWKAIYQYVFALAHGVGADGGLFYYGDWIKKPGVAICSCNDGLRPVIFKLEATGEESTLDYEPVR, encoded by the coding sequence ATGAACAAAGTGAAGATCACGGTGCTGAAGACTACGTTCGACGAAGAGCTGGCCGCTGAGTACGGTGCTGACGGGCTGGGCCCCTGTCCCATGATGCGACAGGGTCAGGTCTTTTATGCCGATTATGCCAAACCCGAGGGTTTGTGTGACGAAGCGTGGAAGGCAATCTATCAGTATGTGTTCGCGCTTGCGCACGGCGTAGGTGCTGATGGCGGTCTGTTCTACTACGGCGATTGGATCAAAAAGCCCGGCGTAGCTATCTGCAGCTGCAACGATGGTTTGCGTCCCGTCATCTTCAAACTTGAAGCAACAGGCGAAGAATCTACTCTCGATTACGAACCTGTGCGCTAA
- a CDS encoding response regulator transcription factor: MSIYPKNFAREQLLVTLAYGFFLACTSVMLWGGYLQFLIDHEHSSELFMVEFFVRSSAFPVALLTAGILAYKYPKARLWRSPLVALGFFLVGAVLVMLDQAGAVSLSWLLPFVGACFGLGSGLMFCALQEVVAAQKVYSAGIVVFAAAGVSALLFFAAEALPKQAAPWVLMFVLAPVTVVLTSVAQRSVPQTHPMFETIPAQRRDRCREAAAELWRPLLCVAFSAFIVGVVRIGSVTGGGLLGQTNASNMVGLLVACIALLASWRYLYERVTLMRLYQILFPLTATAFLLLPLLEGGFRQVVLSLVFSIFSVTSSLMVVSCGRTARNQALPPVLVYGIFAGIVYLCSLLGSVVGLLVGAGRNVGLAELSVVALVAVYLLSLAMVAPRRKQGRKATEALQTEVSSLHSDEADLSDIVKARCAAVVERYGLSPRESDVLELLARGRDVPYIAEELVISKNTVRSHAKNIFAKTGVHSRQELIDLVESSEV; this comes from the coding sequence GTGAGCATTTATCCAAAAAACTTTGCGCGCGAGCAACTGCTCGTTACCCTTGCATATGGGTTCTTTCTGGCATGTACCTCGGTCATGTTGTGGGGAGGATATCTTCAATTCTTAATCGATCATGAACATTCGTCTGAACTGTTTATGGTTGAATTCTTTGTTCGAAGTTCGGCATTTCCCGTGGCGCTTTTAACAGCGGGCATACTTGCTTACAAATATCCCAAAGCGCGGCTATGGCGATCTCCTCTTGTGGCGCTCGGTTTTTTCTTGGTGGGTGCCGTACTGGTCATGCTGGATCAGGCGGGCGCAGTCTCCCTTTCATGGTTGTTGCCGTTTGTGGGTGCATGCTTCGGGCTGGGAAGCGGCCTTATGTTCTGCGCATTGCAGGAAGTTGTTGCTGCACAGAAAGTATATTCGGCAGGCATTGTCGTATTTGCTGCGGCCGGGGTATCGGCGCTTCTGTTTTTCGCTGCCGAAGCGCTGCCAAAGCAGGCGGCTCCTTGGGTGCTCATGTTCGTACTCGCGCCTGTGACCGTTGTTCTTACCTCTGTCGCACAGCGCTCCGTTCCTCAGACCCATCCCATGTTCGAAACGATTCCCGCCCAGCGGCGCGATCGCTGTCGTGAAGCCGCTGCGGAATTGTGGCGCCCCCTGCTGTGCGTCGCATTTTCGGCTTTCATCGTAGGTGTTGTGCGCATTGGATCTGTGACAGGCGGAGGACTTCTTGGGCAGACAAACGCCAGCAACATGGTGGGATTATTGGTTGCCTGCATTGCGCTTTTGGCGTCATGGCGCTATTTGTACGAGCGCGTTACGCTCATGCGGCTATATCAAATTCTCTTCCCGCTTACAGCAACTGCATTTTTGCTGCTACCCCTGCTTGAAGGCGGGTTTCGTCAAGTGGTGCTCTCGCTTGTGTTCTCGATCTTTTCGGTAACGTCCTCGCTTATGGTGGTGTCGTGCGGACGGACGGCGCGCAATCAGGCATTACCGCCTGTGCTGGTGTATGGGATATTCGCCGGTATTGTGTATTTGTGCTCGCTTTTGGGATCGGTCGTGGGACTGCTTGTGGGAGCGGGCCGAAACGTTGGGCTGGCCGAGTTGTCCGTTGTGGCGCTTGTCGCGGTGTATCTGCTTTCATTGGCTATGGTAGCGCCGCGTCGCAAGCAGGGGCGGAAAGCGACGGAAGCTCTGCAAACAGAGGTTTCTTCGCTGCACAGTGATGAAGCGGATTTGAGCGACATAGTGAAAGCACGATGCGCGGCCGTTGTGGAGCGCTACGGACTGTCTCCTCGAGAATCGGATGTCCTTGAGCTTCTGGCGCGCGGGCGCGATGTTCCCTATATTGCCGAGGAACTTGTTATTTCCAAGAACACGGTGCGATCTCATGCCAAGAATATTTTTGCGAAGACGGGGGTCCATTCGCGCCAGGAATTGATCGATCTGGTGGAATCGTCCGAGGTGTGA
- a CDS encoding ACT domain-containing protein, protein MKCVISVLGKDRSGIVAAVSTALAECGANIDDISQTILEDIFSMTMLTTLDLEVADFNTVQEKLTEVGDDLGVQIIIQREDVFQYMYKI, encoded by the coding sequence ATGAAGTGCGTGATCTCTGTTTTGGGCAAGGATCGCAGCGGTATCGTCGCTGCCGTATCGACCGCATTGGCCGAATGCGGCGCCAACATCGACGACATCAGCCAGACCATTCTCGAGGACATCTTCTCAATGACGATGCTCACCACGCTTGATCTTGAGGTCGCCGATTTCAACACGGTGCAGGAGAAGCTCACCGAAGTGGGTGATGATCTGGGCGTTCAGATTATCATCCAGCGCGAAGACGTCTTTCAGTACATGTACAAAATCTAG
- a CDS encoding FAD-dependent oxidoreductase: MEGSLNRRSFVKGAALGAASLVAGGALAACSPQSEPAPKGNDDASSTTSLNKAEQPWSFEVAPDPIADSEITETVESDVVVVGGGMSGLVTAASCAENGLKVTLISASSAPVSRGGSNNGVYSTVMEKMGIPRMDPTWFYRMQYTANGGNFRPGLWYKFYNNSEEAINWIIDIAAKAGIKTTIESGPEYKEGDPMFTPPAAHAFYVDDEELHGAIGNGEGYIAEEMGRYVTEDLKVDVRWNVKGEQLVRGGVPNGTEGRVDAIIASNADGAYTKYVGTKAVVMATGDFSHDKDMMEKYCPQAVELCDFTTEINYDQGIWMGGLMPGDGHKMELWVGGAWQKEPNNIMLGRPNLPGDQPYTSHTGLMVDNTGKRFMNEDVLGGLACATIMHLPEKTAYCIWGANRAEAGGPWGAINYAHGEYFTAEEVIERWDTDADGFGIVKADTREEVISQLGLPAETIDTINRYNEMCEAGVDTDFYKTADKLISIGEDDGPFYGASFTPGFLTSLGGLRTDVDLRVLDENDEPIEGLFNAGCMIGNFYSATYTFAMEGMNYGATCITLPYVLGKDLAAGKFE; the protein is encoded by the coding sequence ATGGAGGGAAGTCTGAATCGTCGAAGCTTTGTTAAAGGCGCGGCTCTTGGCGCAGCAAGTTTGGTCGCCGGCGGAGCATTGGCTGCATGTTCGCCGCAGAGCGAACCGGCCCCAAAGGGCAACGACGACGCATCGTCGACCACAAGTCTCAATAAAGCGGAACAGCCGTGGAGCTTTGAAGTTGCGCCAGACCCTATCGCCGACAGCGAAATAACCGAAACGGTCGAATCGGATGTCGTGGTTGTTGGCGGCGGCATGAGCGGCCTGGTGACCGCGGCCTCCTGCGCTGAAAACGGCTTGAAAGTAACCCTTATCAGCGCATCATCGGCACCGGTAAGCCGCGGCGGATCCAACAACGGCGTATACTCCACCGTTATGGAAAAGATGGGAATCCCGCGCATGGATCCCACCTGGTTCTATCGCATGCAATACACGGCCAACGGTGGTAACTTCAGACCAGGCCTGTGGTACAAGTTCTACAACAATTCCGAAGAAGCCATCAACTGGATTATCGACATCGCGGCCAAAGCAGGCATCAAAACGACAATCGAATCGGGCCCTGAATACAAAGAGGGCGACCCCATGTTCACGCCGCCAGCAGCCCACGCCTTCTATGTCGACGATGAAGAGCTGCATGGCGCTATTGGTAACGGAGAAGGCTATATTGCCGAGGAAATGGGTCGGTATGTCACCGAGGATTTGAAGGTGGATGTCCGCTGGAACGTCAAAGGCGAACAATTGGTTCGCGGCGGCGTACCCAACGGCACCGAAGGCCGCGTCGATGCCATCATCGCGTCCAACGCCGACGGAGCTTACACCAAGTACGTGGGCACTAAGGCCGTAGTCATGGCAACGGGCGACTTCTCACATGACAAAGACATGATGGAAAAGTATTGCCCGCAGGCAGTAGAACTGTGTGACTTCACGACGGAAATTAATTACGACCAGGGCATTTGGATGGGCGGCCTCATGCCGGGCGACGGCCATAAGATGGAGCTGTGGGTAGGCGGCGCATGGCAGAAAGAGCCCAACAATATCATGCTCGGTCGCCCGAATTTACCCGGCGATCAGCCGTATACCAGCCACACCGGTCTTATGGTGGATAACACCGGTAAGCGCTTCATGAACGAGGACGTGCTGGGTGGCCTCGCTTGCGCAACCATTATGCACCTGCCTGAAAAAACGGCCTACTGCATCTGGGGCGCTAACCGCGCAGAGGCTGGCGGCCCTTGGGGCGCCATCAACTATGCCCATGGCGAGTACTTCACTGCCGAAGAAGTTATCGAACGCTGGGACACTGATGCCGACGGATTCGGCATCGTCAAAGCCGACACGCGCGAGGAGGTTATCTCACAGCTGGGCCTGCCCGCTGAGACCATCGACACCATCAACCGCTACAACGAAATGTGCGAAGCAGGCGTAGACACGGATTTCTACAAGACAGCAGATAAACTGATCTCCATCGGCGAAGATGACGGACCCTTCTACGGCGCTTCGTTCACCCCCGGTTTCTTGACCTCGCTGGGTGGTCTACGCACCGATGTGGACTTGCGCGTCCTCGACGAAAACGACGAGCCTATCGAAGGCCTCTTTAACGCAGGCTGCATGATTGGCAACTTCTATTCTGCCACCTACACGTTCGCCATGGAGGGCATGAATTACGGTGCCACGTGCATTACCTTGCCCTACGTGCTCGGGAAAGATCTTGCCGCGGGTAAATTTGAGTAA
- a CDS encoding isochorismate synthase MenF, whose amino-acid sequence MTKLYSYTVAIDADIVDAFCTLQKGFTDQFVYYRKDRPIRFMGLGRCIALPTLDDAECEPDGPIDQQPIFFSFNRFDAENPTPTDELFEAFPRLKFMLPEIVLIENEQGRLLQVNSLGPVYPGRIERFVRQALAAPPRQRTSVPYRIEPDSRGAWREAVAAGLAAIDAGRIEKVVLSRRQKLVADRPFSSKDLLVNLIDGPARGTVLLYRYADVFFCGCTPELLIRKCGTEVESMCLAGTCPAGDTPEEGERLAAELVADPKNRAEHDYVARFIREVFRRTCYDVEVPAEPGILSLTHVQHLYTPARARVLEGVDLWEMKNDLHPTPAVAGTPVGEAEMLIRRIEAYNRGFFAGACGYVDGAGDGEFSVALRTGVFDGEIGWVYAGCGIVAGSVADDEYDEISAKLMTILSAFEGEGAQSAENTQTNVSRETFVSDQGETEERVAQ is encoded by the coding sequence ATGACGAAACTGTACTCGTATACGGTGGCAATTGATGCGGATATCGTCGATGCGTTCTGCACGCTGCAGAAGGGGTTCACCGATCAGTTTGTGTATTACCGCAAAGATCGCCCAATACGTTTCATGGGTTTGGGACGCTGCATTGCGCTGCCGACGCTTGACGATGCGGAGTGCGAGCCGGATGGACCCATTGACCAGCAGCCTATTTTCTTCTCCTTCAACCGCTTCGATGCGGAAAATCCCACACCGACCGATGAGCTGTTTGAGGCTTTTCCGCGTCTCAAGTTCATGCTGCCGGAAATTGTTCTGATTGAAAACGAACAGGGGCGTTTGCTGCAGGTGAATTCGCTTGGGCCCGTGTATCCGGGGCGCATTGAACGTTTTGTCCGACAGGCGCTTGCCGCGCCTCCGCGTCAGCGCACGAGTGTGCCGTATCGTATCGAGCCCGATTCGCGCGGGGCATGGCGCGAAGCTGTAGCTGCAGGTCTTGCCGCCATCGACGCAGGCCGTATTGAGAAAGTGGTGCTCTCGCGCCGTCAGAAGCTGGTGGCTGATCGTCCGTTTTCGTCAAAAGATTTGCTGGTGAATCTCATCGACGGGCCGGCGCGTGGTACGGTGCTGCTCTATCGCTACGCCGATGTGTTTTTCTGTGGCTGCACGCCCGAGCTGCTTATACGTAAATGCGGTACCGAGGTTGAGAGCATGTGCCTGGCGGGAACCTGCCCTGCGGGGGATACGCCGGAGGAAGGCGAGCGCTTGGCGGCCGAGCTTGTGGCCGATCCGAAGAACCGCGCTGAGCACGACTATGTGGCGCGCTTCATCCGAGAGGTGTTTCGCCGCACCTGCTATGACGTGGAGGTGCCCGCCGAGCCGGGGATACTCTCGCTCACGCACGTGCAACACCTCTACACGCCGGCTCGCGCGCGGGTGCTTGAGGGCGTTGATTTGTGGGAGATGAAAAACGATCTGCACCCCACGCCGGCCGTGGCCGGTACGCCGGTGGGTGAGGCCGAAATGCTCATTCGACGCATCGAGGCCTACAATCGCGGGTTCTTTGCGGGTGCGTGCGGGTATGTGGACGGAGCGGGCGACGGCGAGTTTTCTGTCGCGCTCCGCACGGGCGTGTTCGACGGCGAGATCGGTTGGGTTTATGCTGGCTGCGGAATTGTAGCTGGCAGTGTCGCTGACGACGAATACGACGAGATCTCTGCGAAACTCATGACCATCCTGAGTGCATTCGAAGGCGAAGGCGCTCAGTCTGCGGAGAATACGCAAACGAATGTTTCACGTGAAACATTCGTTTCTGACCAGGGGGAAACCGAGGAAAGGGTCGCGCAATGA
- the nrdD gene encoding anaerobic ribonucleoside-triphosphate reductase yields the protein MTAAETKQNTTMLLDGAEAREVDGVSVQIAYAHENDARVSDDEVRAYIERGNVQHASSVVTGLVLEVDGEEVGIHYELAPVPFDRIRRITGYLVGTMDRWNDAKTAEEADRVKHGISRKDAIPTCTNGC from the coding sequence ATGACGGCAGCAGAAACGAAGCAGAATACAACGATGCTCCTTGATGGGGCCGAGGCACGTGAGGTTGACGGCGTATCGGTGCAGATTGCATACGCGCATGAGAACGATGCGCGTGTGAGCGATGACGAGGTGCGTGCCTACATCGAGCGCGGCAATGTGCAGCATGCAAGTAGCGTGGTCACCGGCCTTGTGCTGGAAGTTGACGGGGAAGAGGTCGGCATTCATTACGAGCTGGCTCCCGTGCCTTTTGACCGGATCCGTCGCATTACGGGATATCTTGTGGGTACGATGGACCGCTGGAACGATGCAAAAACCGCCGAGGAAGCCGATCGCGTCAAGCACGGTATTTCCCGAAAGGATGCCATCCCCACCTGCACAAACGGCTGCTAA
- a CDS encoding MBL fold metallo-hydrolase, which yields MQQVCDNIYLINVPIPASAGSVNCYLIKGDDRSVLVDVGYDNPESEALINQALAETGMGWESVEVWLTHGHADHMGGIDRIWSPGMIVRAGSPSFDVIEQRIERRFATLFPQLMNLRKRNPGRLPSSGPEKAATRLASRVKPPIERLFDGDILSVGSYRFHAITTPGHDMDEVCFWEPNAGIFLSGDHILNAVMPSVYVEGFEIDEVGYYLASIDKVANLPVKMILSGHDEPFSHHRERCELIKANQFKRIERAFNIVAAGTTEFMDICHAMTYVSARQRWEERSEVLQWDVICETAGFLTNLVHSGRLQMYEQDGEYHFSVR from the coding sequence ATGCAGCAGGTATGCGACAACATCTACCTCATTAACGTACCGATACCGGCAAGCGCCGGCAGCGTTAACTGCTACCTAATCAAAGGTGATGACCGCAGCGTACTCGTTGACGTAGGCTACGATAATCCTGAAAGCGAAGCGCTGATCAATCAAGCCCTTGCTGAAACTGGCATGGGGTGGGAAAGCGTCGAGGTGTGGTTGACGCACGGCCACGCCGATCACATGGGCGGCATCGATCGCATCTGGAGTCCTGGGATGATCGTGCGCGCCGGCAGTCCTTCGTTCGATGTAATTGAACAGCGTATAGAACGTCGTTTCGCCACGCTTTTCCCGCAACTGATGAATTTGCGGAAAAGGAACCCTGGACGGTTGCCCTCTTCGGGGCCCGAAAAGGCAGCAACGCGGCTTGCTTCGCGCGTAAAACCGCCCATCGAGCGTCTTTTCGACGGCGATATCCTGTCCGTGGGGTCGTATCGGTTTCATGCGATTACAACGCCGGGTCACGACATGGACGAGGTGTGCTTCTGGGAGCCGAATGCGGGGATCTTTCTGTCGGGCGACCATATTTTGAACGCAGTCATGCCGAGCGTTTACGTCGAAGGATTTGAAATCGACGAAGTGGGATACTACCTGGCCAGTATCGACAAGGTGGCAAACTTGCCCGTAAAGATGATCTTGTCGGGGCATGATGAGCCCTTCTCGCATCACCGCGAACGCTGCGAGCTGATCAAGGCCAACCAGTTCAAGCGTATAGAGCGTGCATTCAACATTGTTGCTGCCGGAACGACCGAATTCATGGACATCTGTCATGCGATGACGTATGTGTCGGCGCGCCAACGGTGGGAAGAGCGCAGCGAGGTCCTGCAGTGGGACGTTATCTGTGAAACCGCCGGTTTTCTGACGAATCTTGTCCACAGCGGTCGCCTCCAGATGTACGAGCAAGACGGCGAATACCACTTCTCGGTACGTTAA